DNA from Hippocampus zosterae strain Florida chromosome 18, ASM2543408v3, whole genome shotgun sequence:
TGGTTATGCAAACCAAATGAGGCCTTTTGTGCACATGTTCCACATGCAAGTTGGATGAACATCCAAGAAGATTATGGGAGTACTGTATGTAATGTGGACTGTTGGCCTGCAACGTCATGGTTACACCCACAAACAAAAGAGGGATCGTGCAAAGCAAAAACATACGTCTCCAAGGGGCCCCTGCACCAGGCAACAATTCAATTTCCTGACAAAATGACAttggtatgtattttttttcatgtgccatGACTTCACACTCTCTGAATGCTGAGATGTAAAGAGACACCCTCATCATTTATGATGCATTATAAAAACGGCATCATTCGGATTTTTTAATGGGGGCATTTctcttgtcgtttttttcggggaatttttcttttaacaagaaTTCATCACGAAGAAGGACCAAATGGATTCGACGCATCCCGGGAGATAAAGACTGATGAATGAGTTCTTTCTCAATAAATCAATACTCTCTTAGCCTTTTGTTAGCCTTCTGCAATTCATTTGCAAAACCTTTTGCATGTGTTTGTCTTGGAGACATTGTGctgcgtgcttttgtgttggGACATTGCGGTCATCAAGAACAGCTACATTAATTTTCCACCGAGATGATAAGATGGCATCCATGGTACAGCTTGCATATTTATATTacaaatatattataatatacaaGTATATTGCAAATAATTGTATTAATGCATGATAAATGTAGTATTAGGCAGCCCAGACAAGTGTTCTGCCATGCTTTACATATTTCCAGTCCCAGTCATTGACTGTTTATGCCACTAATAGTGCCACCTGTTTTGGCTTTGACATATGCAGGAAATACTGGATGATGAtgttgctttcaaaataaaagtagggTAAAGTTCCCCACCGTAATATttacaattttgttttcattaaacAAGTTTTAAATATCACTTAAGTGTTCCAACAATGCAACTATAATTCACCATTTGCATATGAGAACAGTTTCAGTACCAACTTGTCCTCATAATATTACATTTAAGTCAGTTACAGTGTATGTAATGATAtggaattattttattgaaGCGGCAGTAACAGTTGGACATACTGAGATGGACATAATTAATTTGATAGTTTTGTTTCTACCTTTCTCAGTCTGTAGTGGTACGATATGTGTAGAATTGATGTTCAATACAGATTTTAAGTAAGTAATATTAAAACAagaccaaaataataaaatgatttgtcttacttgtcacacaatgaaattcaatttaatttatgAATCACTTTTCATAGAGAAACATAGTTATAGAACACATCAAATGCAGGAACACAACACATTTTATAGGTAAAACAAGGGGGGGATCAAACGGGTATCGTCTTACTGGTGTACTAGGGGCACGGTTATTAataaagtccaaatgaaatgtttgtttcattgttttaaaaaaaacaaaacgagatGTAGTAACATAACCTAGCAGTGATTTAACTTTGAAATGCACACTGGGTGGTGCTGTTCGGGTGTGACCACACGCTTCGGACGAACAACGATGATAATCTTCGATGTGTACAGTATGCGAGCTGCAAGATGTGAGGCACTTGAACGCACCGCCGCGAGATAATGAAGCCCACCATGAAGAGGAACCAAAACAGCTCATCGTGGTTCTGGGAGTAAAACACTCTGATGTGTGTGGATTATGGGTCGTTTATGGATTTGTTGTCCAATCCTCCTTTTGACGGCTTTTCGGGTGATCTCAGCGTTGACGGACGGCGGCGAAGAGTCGTGCAATGGTGCATtcgatgtttattttgttttggacagGTGAGACATATGAGCTGCTGTAACAATATGCTGCACAGTGGACATTCTTATGTGCGCTCAGACTGGTCGTTGTCCTTGTATGGTTGTGTTTAGTTTGCGTGGTCCCACTTCCCACTTGACCTTAGCATAGCCTTCACCCTTAACTTGAACTTTACTTGTGGAAGCAGCGACTCAAACGATCCTTTTTGTTTGCCGTTAATATGTGTTGTAAGTTTGCCAGTGCAATGGTGCACGTGTTTGAAATGTAATAATAGTCCTCAGACAATACAGACATTGTTTGAAGTGTTATTCAGAGTATTTTAGAGTAATTATTTGGTTGATTGATTGGTTTATTCCAGAAAACTGTATATcaaggtgtcaaacacaaggcccgggggccagatatggcccgccacatcattttctgtggcccgcgaaagcaaatcaaccagGTCAACTTTCATGACGCATgccaaaatctgtaccaaatttcaaattgtcataggTAGTAAATAATCATGTTGagctattgcaagcattttcttgttttacatTATTACAGAAAATTGAACAACAGTGCAACAAACAACTCTCCTGTCTGGACTTTTGATTTCAAGAATAGTGAGCTATtaattgtgtactgtatatttaataaTATGAGAAGGTGATCAAACATTTAtacggtttcacagtcataatggccctccaagggaaactgtgaCTAAAacgtggcctgcgacaaaaatgagtttggcacccctgctgtatatcgaaactatttttttgtcttccttaaTTGTAATGTTTCGTTTTGATTGACACGGTGGACGAACTCATTTAAAGACATATTATTGGTGTGGCTTCTAGCGGTCAAAAACTGAACTGTATCTGTATGTTGGATCCCTTATTTTGCCTCAAGTAATGACCGAACAACAGTCAGGATGCGTGAGACTTGGCATTCACGTGTTGTTTTAAAAAGGCACCTTGTGGCGTTTCTGTGTGCGCCGATCATGTTTGCAGGTCAGGCAGTGTGTCAGGACACTGGCATGAGATCTTTGGATTTGTGGAGCAGCTCACCAAGAAGTTTGTCAGGTGGGTGAGGGGACTTGTTATTACCAAAGTCCtcttgcacatacagtacagaaacattttcaaagtaaaaccaGAGAGGGCTTTTATTATAGGTTGTTAAAGTATAACACAAATGGGAGTacaaaaaaagctatttggGGAAGCTGACATCTTAGTCTCTAAACCCCTTCTGGTtaatggtggtgtgtgtgtgtgtgtgtgataccaAATATAAACTCAAAACACTCTGCCAGATGTGGAGGTGGTGTTGACTTTGGTAGACAGTCAGGACAGACAGTGGGAGTGCTACTGGCACAGCTGGCGCCCTCTTACGATGGTGAGTTTCAATTTAGGGATGGTCAAAGTTTTGGTAGAAACATTGAAGAAAATGGGGTGGGTTCGAAAAGTTTCCTGTCTTAACTAGGAAGACATTATACAACGTGTTGCAGTGTATCATGTGGGATTTTTTGTCCATTCATCCCGGAAAACATTTGTGGACCTGAGAGATGGTACTCATCAGTCCACCAAATTTAAGGCTACCATTTGCGATGTGATTTACAGACACGAGCACACGTCATATACCGAAAGAGAGGTTCTCTCCTCCACCGTTCTTCTTCATAAAGTCTCGAAAGATTGCTTCAGCTGGTTCAAAATGTGGAGCTAATGCCACACTAGTATTGCATCTTATTGCGTTGTGCATGTTGAAAGATCACCTGTACGCTTCACAAAGCCTCTCAATACTCTCCAGCATCCTCAAGTGCTGACATGAACTCATAACATGAactcaatgttgttgttgtttttttttctctaaatgaACAATGTTCTACTGTATGCATATGTTTCAGTCCCAGGATGAGAGTGTCCTACATTGTCTTTTCAGCCCAAGCAGTTGTAATCCTGCCATTAACCGGAGACAGGtagttcctcctcctcctcgttgtccaaaatggaaaaacacagATAACCAGATCACACAGAAACTGACCTCATTTCAGTGCTGTGTACATTTTAACCTGTACTGTACACAACCTGGTTTCTGGATTCCCAGGTCCAAGATAGATGAGGGTTTGACTAAACTGAGCCAAATCAACCCCGCTGGTGAAACATACATGCACGAAGGATTGAAAGCAGTACGTATACACCGTCGTTCATTTTAGTGAGGTAGCAGACCTTTGAGAAATTACATGGAATTGGTTCcgttcaaagcaaaaaaaaaaaaataataataataataataataatatacgtGAAGACTCCATGTTCATCTAACgctgttggaaaaaaacaactcaactCTTGTAGATGCAGCTCCAAGTGATCCCAATGCAAGTTGATTGTGACAGCGAAAAAGTGGGAAATAATTTGTGTACAAATTGCACACGTGTGTATTCCTTGACTATCGACTTATGAATACAACACCCATGATAGATAACAGTGTATCATCCGTTAAAAGACAACGAACGAATGAGTCAGTGTCATTGTACAACGTAGATGCACATGCGGTTTACATTTGGCTTGCGCTCGTCAGGTGTCGGAGCAGATGAAAAGACAAACGTCGCCGTCTCGCAGCATCATCATTGTTCTGACCGATGGCAAACTTGAGGTTTACCCCTTTGAGCTGAGTGTGCAggaggtgacacacacacacacacacacacacacacacacacacacacacacacacacacacacacacacacacacttatttggCTTAAACTAAACAGTGTTGTCTACTCTGTTTCTTCATTTGCCACAATGCTTTACTTTATTTATAcgctactcacaaaaagttaagggatatttggctttcaggtgaaattttagAAAGAGCCTAACATGCATTCAGacctttacaggtgaacatAATGTAAACCTTTGACTGCACGTGTGCAACTGTTAAATGCTTCATTACTTTTTGCACATTCCTTAAAACGTgcctgcagttgagtggcattcGTCATCTGGTTTCTCAGGGAATTGTTCCTAATGTAGCGGTGATCAGCATGGGTTATAGCCAAAGGATGTCCatttctttctgtgactcttccagtctctctatCTCTGTTACAACCCGGTAATGACACTctaagctcagtggccactttTGTCCAAGAACATCCTGTTTGAAGCATTTCAATGGCAAAGTACTGTTGATGCATTGTGAGGTGTCGTCTTTGTCTCATGATGTCAGAATGTGAACAGCGTGACGAGGACGACTGTTTATACACCAGCTCTCGGTGAAACAGGACATTTATTGGTCGATTCAAAGAACATAAGCTTGTTGTGAATTTTTCCATTAACATCCTTGTTTTAGAACAACAACTTGTACAAAGAGTAGCAAAACATTTAACTGAcatgacatgtgcattcaaaagctttgagaaggtcacattacctgtaaaggtttgaatgcattttaggctcatcctgaaatttcacctgaaaaacaaaaatatccctaaatatttgtatattcatttttacgatttcaattcatttaattCCAAGCATATATGGTCTTCGACTTGATCTGACTCCCTGCTCGTGTTGCCTCCAGGCTGACAAAGCTCGAGGTTTTGGAGCCCGAGTGTACTGTGTCGGCGTCATGGACTTTGACCACAAGCAGGTAGGAACTTGACGATCTTTTCACTCGGCCACACAGAGGGATTTATTTGTCTCCCggcgtctgtctgtgtgtgtttgtgtttttggggaGGTCAGTTGAGGTCCCACTTCAAGAAGAATAAAGAACAACGCAAAAGGCTTTGAAACTCAAGGGTGACCGGAGTTTTGTGAAAACATTTGTTCCGGAACATGTTTTGACTCAGATACTTGGATTTCTCCCTGTGCATTTGATTGTATGTGTGCCAGTGGCTACAATAGATGAAAGGCTCAAGTTgaatattttgtccaaaagtTCAATGGCGCGCTTCACATGTCAAAGCAAATGCTGGGGATTTTTAATCCGAAACCACTTTCACACTGCCCATCAAAGTACAGAGACGGAAACGGAGGGATCAAATTAGCCTGTAAATTTCTGCCCACGTTTTGCTCAAAGCGACTGATGctgttcaaacacacacacacgcacacgcacacgcacacacgtgcacacagacAAATGTCCCACCTTGCTGACCATAACTGACTAACTTACTggcctaatgctaacacacagcTAACAAAATGCCAATGCTAACAAAATGCTAATACCAATGCTAACAAAAGTGATGTTGATGTCTTGGTTGTTTTTATCCATGACGGAATTTGAACACAATAAGTGAAGGAATACATATAGACAGACTCGCAggaatgtattctttatcctctgcgggaAATCGCAAATAATATTGCAGCATACTAAATCGAGAAAAGTGTGATGTATGTCTGTATTACTCTACCCCTGGTGGCCAGGTTTTGCACACCGGAAGGCGCACAATGTCGATGGGCGGTGAAGCATAAAATCCTGATCACAGGCTGCTTGCTGATTTCctgtttttccatttgatttattttttacgaTTACAGTCAAGAAGTGTAATACGGTGTTTACTAAGTTTATAACTGTCTGCTGAATGGCCTTATGATGAATGCCGTCTTCCACAGTTAACATGTTCACCTCGGACTGATGACCCAGAGTGCTTTGTGGTTTTGGAGGAGGAAGTCATTAGAGTGCTCTAATTAAATAAAGCCAGATGAGCTTCCTGCCGAGCAGGAGATGAAAGCTTCTCATGTCATTTTCCTCCTCAAACGCCGCTGGAGATAACAAGGCAGCCACTGAGTGATTGCTGAAACGTAAACTAGCATACATTCATACGTTCTGCGTTAACAAGCTACGGTTGTCGATTGTTTCTTTGTTCTGCAGCTTGCTGAAATAGCAGACGGCACCCAGCAAGTCTTCCCGGTGTTGTCAGGCTTTCATGCGCTCAAAGATGTCGTCAGCTCGGTGAGCTTTGATCACAAGGCGGTGCAAACCATTGTTGAGCAGTGCGGCGAGACCACGTGTAACTCTTGACCCCTTTTTGACTTGGGCCCACTTCTCCATTCAGATCCTAAAGCAGTCCTGCTCAGAAATCTTCACGATAGAACCCTCAAGTGTTTGCGTCAATGGTATATGAAATAAACGGCATACGTGTGCGGTGATTCCTTATAATAACATCACGATGATGATAGTATGGGCATTTTTCTGCAGAATCTTTCAGCGTGGTGCTGAGAGGAACTGGCTTCAGTGGATCCAAGAGGACAGACAACATTCTCTGCTTCCTCACAGTCGGTCAGGACACATACAGTGagttaaatgtgttttaaatgagGCCAaaattcaccctttcatgcaccctgtaaacttataacataataataacataagctatccactgtagtaactgtccaaccgctgtccctgaaagggttaaccagtgctccggtttctttaTTAAAAAGTCTCGAACAATATTTtccggagtataagtcgcagtttttttcatcgtttggctgggggtgcgacttatactctggagcaacttatgtgtgaaatggttaacacAATGTACACATcatatgttattttcacattaaaccgcaagagggtgctctccgcctgtgttgatactttccacgttggcggaaactgagaaaaaaaaaactgacgatgactctgacgtgagcgacgtagaagaggaagcgctgcaacTTCTACTTCCggagttggcggagttgtttaaaagtgacacgagcatgaagatttcattggttTTCATGATTTGgacgctgatggtttggtaaatttgtGCTATAGTTATCTAAATAACCcgtaatatgttacgtgaacataccaggcacattcacagttcgttgtttaagcgtcatgtaacgttagcatatcgtacacagcctgttgttctctaattttgtttttattttaaattacctGTCAAGACGTCATGTATGTTATTGGTGTTGGATTTGATGTtatgttttttccttcctaattatgcatttttttttggctggtgcgatttataatccggagcgacgtataatcccAAAAATACGGTACTGCACATTTCAAGTGGTCACGCTTGTTTTGCAGGGTCAGTGCTATCTAATGCAAATGAGCATGTCTAtttgttaccatgacgactGGTGGCAGAGCTCTGGCATGTGTCAAAGCATgtctagtcttttttttccaatttaaggTTCTTTCATATAATTTGCGCGGCATTCATCTCAACGTTGGGCGCAGATGGGATGCTGGCCTGGTTCAAGCCTGCCAAATTTGTTGATGGTTGCTAAAGGAAGTCGCCTAGAGTGCCTTTTGCTCTTTGAAAGTATCATGACATCTCGGCGATCTAAAATtgtcaggcctccctgtgtggagtttgtatgttctcccagtgcaATGTAGTGTTTTCTTTGGATACTCAAGTTTaatgccacattccaaaaacatttatggTAGGTTAATttatcactctaaattgtccttaggtttgattgtgagtgcgaatggttagtctatatatgccctgcgattggcgagCAATCACTtagtcagttgggataggctccaccatgcccgtgaccctcgtgaggataagtggatcagataatggatggattttaggcCACTCCTTAGCTAAACAAAGCAACAACTCGATGTATACAGCACTACAGTGTTGTTCTTTCGCAAATGTACTTGTAGTTGTACTCCATCGGGTCGGCATGTTGTGACCCGATTTAAAAAGCTGATGTACTTCTCACCTCCTCACGTTAATTCAAAGACAAGCCAGATCAGGGTTTATTGTTATTGACTGGGATTAATGTTCACCTTGTTGCAAAAATTGCTTTAAACTGTTGAGCATTCTGGTTCTCATGCGTCCTCCTGAAATGCAGCTGCGCCATCATCATCTATTAAATAATGCAAACTCCAGGGCTCTGTGCTGCGAAGGACAGTCAAACAGTAGCTGCCTTTTTAAACGACATAGCCAGAGAACAGAGGAGGCATTATGAGACTGGCGGGAATGAGGGAGGGAGGATGAGACTCTATTATAAGATACATGGTGGATTAGTTCATGAAAAGAGGACACGGCACCATATGACTGGATCATGCTTCTCTACTTCTTGTTTAGTTCATTTTATGATCCCAACAATCATGCAAAATCGAAACTGATGGCTAGTCAAGCATGGAAAGTGACATTTTCTTGCTTGTTTCTTCATAGGCCAAAAGGCAACGCTAGTGAGAGATGGTCATCTGCTGTGTCCTGCTCCAGTGCTACATGAGGTCGGACAGTAAGTGCCACATGCAGACGGCACACGCACGCTCAAAAAATGgcggcaaataaaaataaacttgtaAGAGGAAAAGAAAGATAGCATCTAGCATGTACACAACCTTGAATCCATGTTGCATACACAAAATTTGTAAAAACGGAATCACAAATACGTGAGGATTCATTGTTTTCATAGAATCCAATTCTTGCCTCTTTAGCCATAATATTAAGAGACatactgggttttttttcttaacaattTACCAGGACAGTCATACGCAAGTTAAGCAGGCACTCGGGAAGCTCAGCTATTTTTATACAGTCATGCCTCAGTTTTCGACCAgaatctgttccagaaggctgttcgaaaactgatttgttcgaaaaccgaaactacgctttttttcccccaaaaatctttgttgaacatgtctgctcacaatggaaggcTACACGGGGAAgggtcacttcctcgtgtaaggaaggcaagaggagtAAAATGGCGCATTCaaatgcgctcagtttggtcgagaactgattttcggtcgtaatctgaggcataaaaaactctgaatttttggtcgaaaaaacgatttggtcgagaacagagacattcGAAAACCGCGGTTTGATTGTACAAACATTTAGAAATTGTGAGTTCAGGCCTTTCTGTGTgatatttgcatgttctccacgtgccatCTGGGGGTTTCTTCAGGTATTCCAGTTCCCCacattgcaaaacaaacaaaaaataaaaaatacatggcaggttaatggaacactctaaattgtccctagtgtaAATCgcttttgtgccctgtgattggctgtcaaccagttcagggtgtcccccgcctactgcgcgaagacagctgggataggctccggaaTGCCGTGAGGttaagcggctcagataatggatggtgGTTGGATGCATGGTTGATGTTCCCTTTGGGCGAAAACAAATGTAATCAAGTTGTTTCGCCGACAGGAAACAAAGAGAACTTACAAATAATGACTGAAGAAGTGTTCCAGAAATTCTAGTCATTCTTTGGACATAATCACACGCCTTTCCTCCTCATCTAGCCAAGAGTGAATCTGGAGCGCTGGCTCTTTTTATGAGATCACCTCGTCCGTATTTATGACAGCGTATTTCGCTCAGGACACAAGTTCAGACCCAAATGGTCAAaagatgcatttttgtttgaatacCTGGAGAAACGTTTACAGTATTTAAGCTAAAACGACCTGCAAATCATTTTGATTACAGTTCACGCATAGACTCGCAATGACTGGAACTTGTTCAGCGCATTCGGGACATGGCTATGGAAGACCAAAATGACTTGgtggcagtgaaaaaaaaaatctataattgAACTCAATTAGACAGTCCTCAACATTTCCCTCTGATGTGCAAGAGGTACCGTGCTCCTTACGCCCCACATTGAAAAGGAACTATTAACGCAAAAAGGGAAAATACATCCTCTAGCCGCAAGTCAACAATAAAAGTGGCGCAATGTGTTTACTGCGTGGACCGTTTTTGCAGAGCCGTTGAGGTGCTTATCAGTTTCAACGACGGGCAGTCGTACATTTCTGCTCCCATCACCATCAACGCCACAAACTGTGTGAGTATCTGTCTTACATCACATACTAAGAAAACTCAGAAATGGGTGTGGATCTGCAGTTAGTGCCGTTACTGATCATGTAACACTTTCTCAAGCCACAGTCAAGTATGTtggcatttttattattttatcaatACGTGCATCTGAACAAAGTCGAATAAGATGCAAAGCTTCATTCATACAATCGTTAAATTTTAAACGACAAATATAATTGAAATGAGTCATTCTAGACTTGACTATTACTGTAGTCGcaagaatatatttttgtgggtctatGTGTCACAGTCAAATGGGATCTGGGTGTTGTGGCTGCTCTTGGCTCTTTTGCTGTTGCTGGTTTTTGGCCTCCTTTGGTGGTTCTGGCCTCTGTTTTGCACTGTGGTGAGTGTGTAAGCATATTTGGAAGCACAAACCGGTGAACTCCAAGAAACACGTTGGGAAGTCACTGTTGGTTTTCCTCACTGCAGGTGATTCGAGACCCACCACCGTctcgcccccctcctcctcctcccccgcctGTACTCGTGAGTAGAACACAAGGAAgaaaagaatagaaaaaaatTGATAATCACTTGGTACCATGAGAGAACTGTGCGTAATTATTATTGTATCATTCATAATTAAAGGGCTTTTTGGGGCTGACATGACTCTTGCAATGAAGGAAACAGAGCAACATTGGCATCTATTGATTTTTATTGGTACTGCAACTGTATGCTCATTGGCAGTCCACCAGGGATTCCAATTTatgtgaaaaaacaacaacttttaaATAGAGAGGAACAGTTTAGAATGGGAAGAAGAATGGCCAAATACCTGTACAGAAATCAGTACACGTATTTCTTGTGTAGTCAGAAATGCTATTTAAATAGCTGTAGAAGCAATTTCCGTTGATAGAATATAGATGTATCTCAATAAATGAGAATAATGTAGAAAATTAAATTCACTTCAGTCGCTCAAGTGATACTCATATTCTGTATTGTACACTGTAGAAATGTCCATCCA
Protein-coding regions in this window:
- the LOC127591282 gene encoding anthrax toxin receptor 2-like isoform X2 → MVHSMFILFWTGQAVCQDTGMRSLDLWSSSPRSLSAQAVVILPLTGDRSKIDEGLTKLSQINPAGETYMHEGLKAVSEQMKRQTSPSRSIIIVLTDGKLEVYPFELSVQEADKARGFGARVYCVGVMDFDHKQLAEIADGTQQVFPVLSGFHALKDVVSSILKQSCSEIFTIEPSSVCVNESFSVVLRGTGFSGSKRTDNILCFLTVGQDTYSQKATLVRDGHLLCPAPVLHEVGQAVEVLISFNDGQSYISAPITINATNCSNGIWVLWLLLALLLLLVFGLLWWFWPLFCTVVIRDPPPSRPPPPPPPPVLEQEEDLFPKHKWPTVDASYYGGRGPGGIKRMEVRWGQKGSTEEGSRLEKAKNAVVTMPDEVEDEEIVPRPPRRPPPVYNPLPEPKWYTPIKGRFDALLALMRRQYDRVAIMRPSPRDKGRCINFTRVH
- the LOC127591282 gene encoding anthrax toxin receptor 2-like isoform X1, which codes for MGRLWICCPILLLTAFRVISALTDGGEESCNGAFDVYFVLDRSGSVSGHWHEIFGFVEQLTKKFVSPRMRVSYIVFSAQAVVILPLTGDRSKIDEGLTKLSQINPAGETYMHEGLKAVSEQMKRQTSPSRSIIIVLTDGKLEVYPFELSVQEADKARGFGARVYCVGVMDFDHKQLAEIADGTQQVFPVLSGFHALKDVVSSILKQSCSEIFTIEPSSVCVNESFSVVLRGTGFSGSKRTDNILCFLTVGQDTYSQKATLVRDGHLLCPAPVLHEVGQAVEVLISFNDGQSYISAPITINATNCSNGIWVLWLLLALLLLLVFGLLWWFWPLFCTVVIRDPPPSRPPPPPPPPVLEQEEDLFPKHKWPTVDASYYGGRGPGGIKRMEVRWGQKGSTEEGSRLEKAKNAVVTMPDEVEDEEIVPRPPRRPPPVYNPLPEPKWYTPIKGRFDALLALMRRQYDRVAIMRPSPRDKGRCINFTRVH